The Microcebus murinus isolate Inina chromosome 4, M.murinus_Inina_mat1.0, whole genome shotgun sequence genome has a segment encoding these proteins:
- the TAF1D gene encoding TATA box-binding protein-associated factor RNA polymerase I subunit D isoform X2, whose amino-acid sequence MDKSGMDSLDYMPLDSAAEIENQSDNSSGSSLFKTQCVHHSPRRSQRNPIRKSLHLPESVQARDSSSDSSIEPVTLKAIFDRFKNRKRKCKKRKYKPTGRQRGRPKGSKNSRCSQISKKLLEDKGPGFPFLESETDRKPLPWRKILNFEQAVARGFFNYIEKLKYEHHLKESLKQMDVGEELEKEDFDSRRYKYLDDDGSISPIEESVAEEQDATHTEQDECDIKLGADSCFIISSDFPRKISIQENSTKESAVSKKRATKAKKQTRGHHGDRNMNIKEGLYLENMMSGVEGIGISH is encoded by the exons ATGGATAAGTCAGGAATGGATTCTCTTGACTACATGCCATTGGACTCAGCTGCTGAAATTGAAAATCAAAG tGATAACTCTTCTGGTAGCAGCTTATTTAAAACACAGTGTGTTCATCACTCACCTAGACGGAGTCAAAGAAACCCCATTAGAAAATCTCTCCATTTGCCTGAAAGTGTTCAAGCAAGAGATTCATCAAGTGATTCAAGTATAGAACCAGTgactttaaaagctatttttgatAGATTCAAGAATAGGAAACGTaaatgcaaaaagagaaaatacaaaccaACAGGAAGACAAAGGGGAAGACCCAAAGGAAGTAAAAACAGTAGATGTTCACAAATAAGTAAGAAACTGTTGGAAGACAAAGGACCTGGGTTCCCATTTTTGGAATCAGAGACTGACAGAAAACCATTACcttggagaaaaattttaaattttgag CAAGCTGTTGCAAGAGGATTTTTTAACTACATTGAAAAACTAAAGTATGAGCACCACCTTAAAGAATCATTGAAACAAATGGATGTTGGcgaagaattagaaaaagaagatttTGATAGTCGTAGATACAAATATTTGGATGATGATGGATCCATTTCTCCTATTGAAGAGTCGGT AGCAGAGGAGCAGGATGCAACACATACTGAACAGGATGAATGTGATATCAAATTAGGA gcgGATAGTTGTTTCATAATAAGTTCTGATTTCCCAAGAAAGATTAGTATACAAGAGAATAGTACTAAAGAATCTGCTGTGTCTAAAAAGAGAGCTACAAaggccaaaaaacaaacaagaggaCACCACGGAGACAGGAACATGAATATCAAAGAAg gccTTTATCTTGAGAACATGATGTCTGGAGTTGAAG
- the TAF1D gene encoding TATA box-binding protein-associated factor RNA polymerase I subunit D isoform X3 has product MDKSGMDSLDYMPLDSAAEIENQSDNSSGSSLFKTQCVHHSPRRSQRNPIRKSLHLPESVQARDSSSDSSIEPVTLKAIFDRFKNRKRKCKKRKYKPTGRQRGRPKGSKNSRCSQISKKLLEDKGPGFPFLESETDRKPLPWRKILNFEQAVARGFFNYIEKLKYEHHLKESLKQMDVGEELEKEDFDSRRYKYLDDDGSISPIEESVAEEQDATHTEQDECDIKLGADSCFIISSDFPRKISIQENSTKESAVSKKRATKAKKQTRGHHGDRNMNIKEGIGISH; this is encoded by the exons ATGGATAAGTCAGGAATGGATTCTCTTGACTACATGCCATTGGACTCAGCTGCTGAAATTGAAAATCAAAG tGATAACTCTTCTGGTAGCAGCTTATTTAAAACACAGTGTGTTCATCACTCACCTAGACGGAGTCAAAGAAACCCCATTAGAAAATCTCTCCATTTGCCTGAAAGTGTTCAAGCAAGAGATTCATCAAGTGATTCAAGTATAGAACCAGTgactttaaaagctatttttgatAGATTCAAGAATAGGAAACGTaaatgcaaaaagagaaaatacaaaccaACAGGAAGACAAAGGGGAAGACCCAAAGGAAGTAAAAACAGTAGATGTTCACAAATAAGTAAGAAACTGTTGGAAGACAAAGGACCTGGGTTCCCATTTTTGGAATCAGAGACTGACAGAAAACCATTACcttggagaaaaattttaaattttgag CAAGCTGTTGCAAGAGGATTTTTTAACTACATTGAAAAACTAAAGTATGAGCACCACCTTAAAGAATCATTGAAACAAATGGATGTTGGcgaagaattagaaaaagaagatttTGATAGTCGTAGATACAAATATTTGGATGATGATGGATCCATTTCTCCTATTGAAGAGTCGGT AGCAGAGGAGCAGGATGCAACACATACTGAACAGGATGAATGTGATATCAAATTAGGA gcgGATAGTTGTTTCATAATAAGTTCTGATTTCCCAAGAAAGATTAGTATACAAGAGAATAGTACTAAAGAATCTGCTGTGTCTAAAAAGAGAGCTACAAaggccaaaaaacaaacaagaggaCACCACGGAGACAGGAACATGAATATCAAAGAAg
- the TAF1D gene encoding TATA box-binding protein-associated factor RNA polymerase I subunit D isoform X1, producing the protein MDKSKIRVIFEYEFRCGTSAAQTVRNINEVCGNDVANERTVCLWFEKFRSGDFNLENEPHGRPETKVDNDELKTLVEENPSQPTCDLAAKFDVTIPTILDHLKQIDKINKLGRWVPRELNEHQKRNRLEACLSLLSRHKDKPFLHRIITCDEKWILFDNRKRSAQCLGKDGVPKHSPKLNIHQKKLMVSVWWSSAGIIQYSFMKPGQSVTADVYCNQLDETMRMLAIKQPTLVDRDRPVLLQDSSRPHVTQRMLLKLQQLDLETLCHPLYSPDLAPTNYHFFQALDHFLQGKILNCQQAVENAFCDFIATCSPGFFEAGIKKLPLRWQNCVDNLGAYFD; encoded by the coding sequence atggataagtcaaaaattcgtgttatttttgaatatgagttccgttGTGGAACCAGTGCAGCGCAGACAgttcgaaatatcaatgaagtgtgtGGGAacgatgtggctaatgaacgcacagtgtgtctatggtttgagaagttccgttctggcgattttaatcttgaaaatgagccacatgggcgacctgaaaccaaggtggataatgatgaactgaaaactctagtggaagagaatccatctcaacctacatgtgattTAGCAGCAAAGTtcgatgttactattccaacaatattggaccatttgaaacaaattgacaAGATAAATAAGTTGGGTAGATGGGTTCCAcgtgaattaaacgagcatcagaaaagaaatcgtctggaagcttgcctttctttgctgtcacgtcataaagacaaaccatttctacaccgtattattacgtgtgatgaaaaatggattctttttgacaatcgcaagcgtTCAGCACAATGCTTAGGTAAAGATGGAgtaccaaaacacagtccaaaactgaatattcatcaaaaaaagctaatggtgtctgtctggtggtccagcgctggtattatccagtacagcttcatgaaacctggtcagtcagtTACAGCAGATGTCTATTGCAACCAGCTGGATGAAACGATGAGGATGCTTGCTATTAAGCAGCCAACATTGGTtgatagagacaggccagtcctcttgcaagacagctCTCGACCGCATGTCACACAAAGAATGCTTCTCAAGCTACAacagctggacttagaaactctctgtcatccactttATTctccagaccttgcaccaactaactaccacttcttccaggctttggaccacttcttacaaggaaaaatactcaattgtcaacaagctgtggaaaatgccttttgcgatttcattgccacttgctctccaggtttctttgAAGCTGGCATAAAAAAGCTacctttaagatggcaaaactgtgttgataatttaggcgcatactttgattaa